A window from Melitaea cinxia chromosome 5, ilMelCinx1.1, whole genome shotgun sequence encodes these proteins:
- the LOC123653777 gene encoding uncharacterized protein LOC123653777, whose translation MFNSKYIVLLFSFYFNWAQCHVLWETTNTLQPVHGLFVKPSIDGTTGDLYVAATEDDGVKSQWLTDTPVNFLPTTTQNQPKSIPVSYTSSATKTSSPNEETITNQKQAVITSPAVRYAYAIPVPGGEGNFFAPYPYAIPAAAAGESTNTPYCASENTAQTYSPFPYFYPSMMSAITNAMNFFKEGETEGGSQNISPQSPPYWPHTYGYPYQYIMIDPKTWSQGQNSALASTTPTETSSENS comes from the coding sequence atgtttaattcaaaatatatagtattattattttcattttactttaaTTGGGCGCAATGCCATGTTCTCTGGGAAACCACAAATACTCTGCAGCCGGTACATGGACTGTTTGTTAAGCCATCAATCGATGGTACTACTGGAGATCTCTACGTGGCAGCTACAGAAGACGATGGAGTCAAGTCTCAGTGGTTAACTGATACACCTGTAAACTTCTTACCTACAACAACTCAAAACCAACCGAAATCAATTCCGGTATCATACACCTCGAGTGCTACAAAGACGTCATCACCGAATGAGGAAACTATTACGAACCAGAAACAAGCTGTCATTACCAGTCCTGCAGTAAGATACGCGTACGCAATACCCGTTCCAGGGGGTGAAGGAAATTTCTTTGCTCCCTATCCCTATGCTATTCCAGCAGCTGCAGCAGGTGAAAGTACTAATACTCCGTATTGCGCTTCGGAAAATACTGCGCAGACTTATTCACCCTTTCCATATTTTTATCCTTCGATGATGTCAGCTATTACTAATGCGATGAATTTTTTCAAAGAAGGTGAGACTGAGGGGGGATCGCAAAATATATCACCTCAATCTCCTCCGTACTGGCCTCATACTTACGGATATCCTTACCAGTACATAATGATTGATCCTAAGACATGGTCACAAGGACAAAATAGTGCGCTCGCTTCTACAACACCAACTGAGACCAGCAGTGAGAattcttaa
- the LOC123654015 gene encoding uncharacterized protein LOC123654015, giving the protein MPVAYAPDMMYQSNFGPLQARYFNGEYRSPDYMRSWYRTEEPYQDSREMLRYSDGNFVDTAQMGNMFRPAPFAFGPVKSAGRYNGQVASRFGAAYGVFPNANVGDCSVPLLFSCSPSIVTGHMVNPDSQGDYDNAPPVTGKPSYGYRGVNSHYLQGLPSHIDQATNDHASVSSVANHDQNSKVLQ; this is encoded by the coding sequence ATGCCGGTAGCATACGCCCCTGACATGATGTATCAAAGTAACTTTGGTCCTTTACAAGCGAGATATTTCAACGGTGAATACAGATCTCCAGATTACATGAGAAGTTGGTACCGCACTGAAGAGCCCTATCAAGATAGTCGAGAAATGTTAAGGTATTCAGACGGTAATTTTGTTGATACCGCACAAATGGGTAACATGTTTAGACCTGCTCCTTTTGCGTTTGGGCCTGTTAAATCAGCGGGCCGTTATAATGGACAAGTGGCAAGTCGTTTCGGGGCTGCTTATGGAGTCTTCCCAAATGCGAATGTCGGCGATTGTTCCGTGCCACTACTCTTCAGCTGCTCACCATCCATTGTTACTGGTCATATGGTGAATCCAGATTCTCAAGGTGACTACGACAATGCACCGCCAGTGACCGGAAAACCTTCATATGGCTATCGCGGTGTAAATAGCCATTACCTCCAGGGGTTACCTAGTCACATCGATCAAGCGACAAATGACCATGCCAGCGTTTCAAGTGTAGCTAACCATGATCAGAATAGTAAAGTGTTACAATAg